A genomic segment from Candidatus Hydrogenedentota bacterium encodes:
- a CDS encoding NADH-quinone oxidoreductase subunit M translates to MLSLITFVPLAGAAVMLVLPGRAHNAIRAAAVATSGIVFLLTLYLWRVFDPSLLSAGTPYSPYDGRTFTEIAWIPSYHIYFRLGVDGLSVMLILLTGLLSFLACFSAFTIKKQVKGFFVLFMLLITGMMGVFMALDFFLFYVFWEVMLLPMYFLIGIWGGPRKEYAAIKFFIYTLLGSVLILLVMLAYYFKMTSAGFPEYAFNIPELVARKPFNVPGGPTLFQYLMFWGLFIGFAIKVPIFPFHTWLPDAHVEAPTAISVILAGVLLKMGGYGILRLNYPLLPEVGAAPGVMWFLALLGVVNIIYGALCALGQSDFKRLVAYSSVSHMGYVLLGIAILRTEGVNGAIFQMFAHGLSSAMMFMLVGVVYERAHHREIARFGGIAVQMPVYFALAVIGFFASLGLPALVGFIGEVMVFLGAFRYSPWIAGVSTLGMLLTAAYILWTMQRVYLGNPKEEHAGFPDSNRWELISIAPLAVLCIVFGVMPMLILNIFSGSTEVFMSLFKGLV, encoded by the coding sequence CTGCTTTCGCTGATTACCTTCGTGCCGCTGGCCGGCGCGGCCGTCATGCTGGTGTTGCCGGGCCGCGCACACAACGCGATCCGAGCGGCGGCAGTTGCCACCAGCGGCATCGTCTTCCTGCTGACGTTGTACCTGTGGCGGGTCTTCGACCCCTCTTTGCTGTCGGCGGGCACGCCCTATTCGCCCTACGATGGGAGAACGTTCACGGAAATTGCCTGGATCCCCTCCTATCACATCTATTTCCGGCTGGGCGTTGACGGGCTTTCGGTCATGCTTATCCTGCTCACCGGTCTGCTCTCGTTTCTGGCCTGTTTCAGCGCCTTCACCATAAAGAAACAGGTGAAAGGCTTCTTCGTCTTGTTCATGCTGCTGATCACGGGGATGATGGGCGTGTTCATGGCGCTGGATTTCTTCCTCTTTTATGTGTTCTGGGAAGTCATGCTGCTGCCGATGTACTTTCTCATCGGTATCTGGGGCGGCCCCCGCAAGGAATACGCGGCTATCAAGTTCTTTATCTACACGCTGCTGGGCTCGGTCCTGATCCTGCTCGTCATGCTGGCCTATTACTTCAAGATGACTTCCGCGGGCTTCCCCGAATATGCGTTCAACATTCCGGAACTCGTTGCGCGCAAGCCCTTCAATGTGCCCGGCGGCCCGACTCTATTCCAGTATCTCATGTTCTGGGGCCTGTTCATCGGTTTCGCGATCAAGGTGCCGATCTTCCCGTTCCATACGTGGCTTCCCGACGCGCACGTCGAGGCGCCGACCGCGATTTCCGTCATACTCGCGGGCGTATTGCTGAAAATGGGCGGGTACGGCATCCTGCGGCTGAACTATCCCCTGCTGCCGGAGGTCGGGGCGGCGCCGGGCGTCATGTGGTTCCTCGCGCTGCTGGGCGTCGTCAACATCATCTATGGCGCGCTGTGCGCGCTGGGCCAGAGCGATTTCAAACGGCTGGTCGCCTACTCGTCCGTGAGCCACATGGGCTACGTGCTGCTGGGTATCGCAATCCTGCGCACCGAAGGCGTCAACGGCGCCATATTCCAGATGTTCGCGCACGGGTTGTCCAGCGCGATGATGTTCATGCTCGTCGGCGTGGTGTATGAACGCGCACATCACCGCGAAATCGCGCGTTTCGGCGGCATTGCCGTGCAGATGCCCGTCTATTTCGCGCTGGCCGTGATCGGCTTCTTTGCGTCGCTCGGCTTGCCCGCGCTGGTCGGGTTCATCGGCGAAGTCATGGTCTTCCTGGGCGCGTTCCGCTACAGCCCCTGGATCGCCGGCGTTTCCACGCTCGGCATGCTGCTGACCGCCGCTTACATCCTCTGGACGATGCAGCGGGTCTACCTGGGCAATCCGAAGGAAGAGCATGCGGGGTTTCCCGACAGCAACCGGTGGGAACTGATCTCGATTGCGCCGCTCGCCGTGCTCTGTATCGTGTTTGGCGTCATGCCAATGCTCATACTCAACATTTTCAGCGGTTCAACGGAAGTGTTCATGAGCCTGTTCAAGGGCCTCGTATGA
- the nuoL gene encoding NADH-quinone oxidoreductase subunit L — translation MTVLTYALLIFALPLAAFLLLGLCNKRLPRRGDFIATSVLGTCLFLALLLFYRAWRSPQHIMLDVTFDWLPLCAGVNLNGGLMVDRLTAVMLVVVTLVSFLVHLFSTKYMEGDVRYGRYYASLLLFTTSMLGLVLANNLLYLYMFWELVGLSSYVLIGHWFEKKSASDAAMKAFITTRLGDVGMFIGIMVCYFQVGSLHYADLFAAVSDGTLSESWRTLAGLGLFFGAMGKSAQFPLHVWLPDAMEGPTPVSALIHAATMVAAGVYLTGRLLPFFNEPTLLFIAYVGAFTALFAATIALVQDDIKKVLAYSTVSQLGYMILALGVGGYVSGLFHLTTHAFFKAGLFLGAGAVIYAMHHEQSMSKYGGLRHKMPITTVCYLLATLALTGFPGFSGFWSKDAILSDALAFAMLHGHWFLPVAGFTTVFLTAFYMFRQFFLTFTGKPRDHHAYSHAHEVPWPMLAALIALGALAVIGGGFGQWFGVMNPSRDGIEQVSDFREAGFHSPITERAMEHAPERGQAVTHAHDEAHDPASEAKHAAHGIAMKLSTLLALSGIVFGALMYLQRRNGRTVLQPEFFVKTFRPVHTLLLNKYYFDEIYMACFVMTTRALGAFAALFDRKIIDAVVNLFGRLSIVWSIVIEWVDRRIVDGLFVNGASNTTYAAGERLAAAQTGRIRDYLLLTVVGLLVICGACFLVYCQIQ, via the coding sequence ATGACCGTGCTGACATATGCGTTGTTAATCTTTGCGCTGCCGCTGGCTGCGTTCCTGCTGCTTGGCCTGTGCAACAAGCGTCTGCCGCGGCGGGGCGATTTCATCGCCACGTCCGTGCTCGGCACATGCCTCTTTCTTGCGCTGCTGCTGTTTTACAGGGCGTGGCGGTCGCCGCAGCACATCATGCTCGACGTGACGTTCGACTGGCTGCCCCTGTGCGCAGGGGTGAACCTGAATGGCGGACTGATGGTGGACCGCCTGACCGCCGTCATGCTGGTAGTAGTGACGCTGGTCAGCTTTCTTGTCCATCTCTTTTCGACGAAATACATGGAAGGCGATGTCCGTTACGGGCGGTACTATGCGTCGCTGCTGTTGTTCACGACCTCGATGCTCGGGCTCGTGCTCGCGAACAATCTCCTGTACTTGTACATGTTCTGGGAATTGGTCGGCCTCTCCTCCTATGTGCTTATTGGCCACTGGTTCGAAAAGAAGTCGGCGTCTGACGCGGCGATGAAGGCGTTCATCACAACACGCCTCGGCGACGTTGGCATGTTTATCGGCATCATGGTCTGCTATTTCCAGGTGGGATCGCTGCACTACGCGGACCTGTTTGCCGCCGTGAGCGACGGAACCCTCTCGGAATCGTGGCGGACGCTGGCGGGGCTGGGCCTCTTCTTCGGCGCCATGGGCAAGAGCGCGCAGTTCCCGCTGCATGTCTGGCTTCCGGACGCGATGGAAGGCCCGACGCCGGTAAGCGCGTTGATTCATGCCGCCACCATGGTGGCGGCGGGCGTCTACCTGACGGGCCGGCTGTTGCCGTTCTTCAATGAACCGACTTTGCTCTTCATCGCGTACGTCGGCGCGTTCACGGCCTTGTTTGCGGCCACCATCGCGCTGGTGCAGGACGACATCAAGAAAGTGCTCGCCTACTCGACCGTGAGCCAGCTCGGATACATGATCCTGGCTTTGGGCGTGGGCGGGTACGTGTCCGGACTGTTCCACCTCACAACGCACGCGTTTTTCAAGGCCGGTCTGTTCCTGGGCGCGGGCGCGGTCATCTACGCGATGCATCACGAACAGTCCATGAGCAAGTACGGCGGTCTGCGCCACAAAATGCCAATCACGACGGTGTGTTACTTGCTCGCGACGCTGGCGCTGACCGGTTTCCCCGGGTTTTCCGGCTTCTGGAGCAAGGACGCAATTCTCAGCGACGCACTGGCCTTCGCCATGCTGCACGGCCATTGGTTCCTGCCCGTCGCCGGGTTTACGACCGTGTTTCTGACCGCGTTCTACATGTTCCGGCAGTTCTTTCTGACCTTTACCGGAAAACCGCGCGACCATCACGCCTACAGCCACGCGCATGAAGTCCCGTGGCCGATGCTGGCGGCGCTCATCGCGCTCGGCGCGTTGGCGGTCATCGGAGGCGGGTTCGGTCAGTGGTTCGGCGTCATGAATCCCAGCCGGGACGGCATTGAGCAGGTCTCCGACTTCCGTGAAGCCGGTTTCCACTCCCCCATCACGGAAAGAGCGATGGAGCATGCGCCGGAACGCGGCCAGGCTGTCACGCACGCGCACGACGAAGCCCACGACCCCGCATCAGAAGCGAAACATGCCGCGCACGGCATCGCCATGAAGCTTTCTACGCTGCTCGCACTGAGCGGCATCGTTTTCGGTGCGCTGATGTACCTGCAGCGGCGCAACGGGCGCACGGTCCTGCAGCCCGAATTCTTCGTCAAGACGTTCCGGCCGGTACACACGCTTCTGCTGAACAAGTACTATTTTGACGAAATTTACATGGCTTGTTTCGTGATGACCACGCGCGCCTTGGGCGCGTTCGCCGCCCTGTTCGACCGGAAGATCATCGACGCGGTGGTGAACCTCTTTGGGCGCCTGAGCATCGTCTGGTCCATAGTCATTGAGTGGGTGGACCGTCGCATCGTCGACGGCCTGTTCGTGAATGGAGCATCCAATACAACCTATGCGGCCGGGGAGCGCCTCGCGGCAGCCCAGACCGGCCGCATTCGCGACTATCTGTTGCTGACGGTGGTGGGACTACTGGTCATTTGCGGCGCCTGTTTCCTGGTGTATTGCCAGATTCAATGA